In Anaerolineales bacterium, the following are encoded in one genomic region:
- a CDS encoding aldo/keto reductase — protein METRRLGRSGLKVSELSFGAWVTFGSQIEDKTADTLIHYAYEQGVNFFDNADVYAKGEAEKTMAKAIRGLPREALVISSKVFWPTMPGPNGRGLSRKHITESIHASLKRLEMDYVDLYFCHRFDPETPVEEVVFTMNTLIQQGKLLYWGTSEWSGAQISEAHGIARQYGLIPPSMEQPQYHMLHRHQVEKDLAPVCESLGIGLTTFSPLASGVLSGKYNQGIPAGSRATLEGMGWVTDRVQEGGVEKLKQLDEVAGDLGISMAQLAIAWILRRKEVSSVITGATKLEQLQDNLKASEAVSKLDDSVLERIETILS, from the coding sequence ATGGAAACTCGCCGCTTGGGCCGTTCGGGCCTTAAAGTCAGTGAACTTTCTTTCGGTGCCTGGGTGACCTTCGGCTCGCAGATCGAAGACAAAACTGCCGACACCCTGATCCATTACGCCTACGAACAAGGCGTCAACTTTTTTGACAATGCCGATGTGTACGCCAAAGGTGAGGCCGAGAAGACCATGGCTAAGGCCATCCGCGGCCTGCCGCGTGAGGCGCTGGTCATCTCCAGCAAGGTCTTCTGGCCGACCATGCCCGGCCCCAACGGCCGCGGCCTCTCGCGCAAGCACATCACCGAATCGATCCATGCCTCGCTCAAGCGACTGGAAATGGACTACGTCGACCTGTATTTCTGCCACCGCTTTGACCCCGAAACGCCGGTGGAAGAAGTGGTCTTTACCATGAACACGCTGATCCAGCAGGGCAAGCTGCTCTATTGGGGCACCTCAGAGTGGAGCGGCGCGCAGATCAGCGAAGCGCACGGTATTGCCCGGCAGTATGGGCTGATCCCGCCCAGCATGGAGCAGCCGCAGTACCACATGCTGCACCGCCACCAGGTGGAGAAGGACCTAGCCCCGGTCTGCGAGAGCCTCGGCATCGGCCTGACCACTTTCAGCCCGCTGGCCTCGGGCGTGCTCTCAGGCAAGTACAACCAGGGCATCCCCGCCGGCAGCCGGGCGACCCTAGAAGGCATGGGCTGGGTGACTGACCGTGTTCAGGAGGGCGGCGTCGAGAAGCTCAAGCAGCTGGATGAAGTGGCCGGCGACCTGGGCATCAGCATGGCCCAGCTGGCCATCGCCTGGATCCTGCGGCGCAAAGAGGTCAGCAGCGTGATCACCGGCGCCACCAAGTTGGAGCAGCTGCAAGACAACCTTAAGGCGTCTGAAGCGGTCAGCAAGCTGGACGACAGCGTGCTGGAACGCATTGAGACAATCCTAAGCTAA